In Triticum urartu cultivar G1812 chromosome 6, Tu2.1, whole genome shotgun sequence, the following proteins share a genomic window:
- the LOC125514148 gene encoding uncharacterized protein LOC125514148, translating to MDRAPPRGAPRDAVGQRWLAVFFFQAALWAAASVLHLAVSPSRRHPNLGVPPPFLLGLHAPLSCAGTGLLALAFLISASPHPGPPPVPKLALAASLFASAGALCVAAAASLVPEDAGWAAVAGLGFRGAVLGAVFAAHYFGRGRWLLQFPVVQRPMFYGLKMGLLPSIKRALKMSLQVFLLSLVLILILPRQFRMGGSIGSQIITQIAIFIVTTGVSFCWEISHHFVQVVHTRRCSFTPPQSSAAAETNPTDYILETLELSNPRSLMQYLAFQDLCAVSECNIEPWRRGAFFEESGETYKRIVTACLKPLEEFTSKIAEALEGFTSERPELLLQQSKLYGAFSDSQICSWCARTLATLTARSRQEDRYGVAQLTGCNAAVMSTLLSALVAVEACLGKKTNPQPAHSLGPASIKWGNNFSTARKGNVTAIASTQRGGLHTKAHSMADVFRTSIYQIVSAFLDDMRANAKASSLEKNWISEGRKPIYGSRAVLVQKLSLFIEYRAV from the exons ATGGACAGGGCCCCGCCGCGCGGCGCACCTCGCGACGCCGTCGGCCAGCGGTGGCTCGCCGTCTTCTTCTTCCAGGCCGCGCTCTGGGCCGCCGCCTCCGTACTCCACCTCGCGGTCTCCCCGAGCCGCCGCCACCCTAACCTCGGGGTACCCCCGCCCTTCCTCCTCGGGCTGCACGCGCCCCTCTCCTGCGCCGGCACGGGGCTCCTCGCGCTCGCCTTCCTCATCTCCGCCTCGCCCCACCCGGGCCCGCCGCCCGTGCCGAAGCTCGCCCTCGCGGCCTCCCTCTTCGCCTCGGCCGGTGCGCTCTGCGTGGCCGCCGCGGCGTCTCTGGTCCCCGAGGACGCCGGATGGGCTGCCGTCGCTGGGCTGGGATTCCGCGGCGCTGTGTTGGGCGCGGTGTTCGCCGCTCACTACTTTGGGCGCGGGAGGTGGTTGCTCCAGTTCCCCGTCGTGCAG AGACCTATGTTCTATGGATTAAAGATGGGGCTTCTACCATCTATTAAAAGGGCTCTAAAGATGTCGCTTCAGGTCTTCTTGCTTTCACTTGTCCTGATTCTTATTCTTCCTCGGCAATTCAGAATGGGAGGATCCATTGGAAGTCAAATTATCACCCAAATCGCTATTTTTATAGTGACCACAGGTGTTTCCTTCTGTTGGGAAATAAGCCATCATTTTGTCCAG GTTGTGCACACAAGAagatgcagttttactccacctCAGAGTTCTGCTGCTGCAGAGACTAATCCGACTGATTATATCCTCGAGACTCTGGAACTAAGTAATCCACGGTCGCTGATGCAATATCTTGCATTCCAAGATTTGTGTGCAGTATCTGAATGTAACATCGAACCTTGGCGTCGAGGTGCCTTCTTTGAGGAATCTGGTGAAACTTACAAAAGAATTGTGACAGCCTGTTTGAAGCCACTTGAGGAGTTCACTTCAAAAATTGCTGAAGCACTTGAAGGGTTTACTAGTGAAAGGCCAGAACTATTGTTACAACAGTCTAAGCTCTATGGTGCATTTAGTGATTCACAG ATATGCTCATGGTGTGCTCGGACATTGGCGACATTAACTGCACGCTCACGACAAGAGGATCGCTATGGAGTTGCTCAACTCACTGGCTGCAATGCTGCTGTGATGTCTACTTTGCTGTCTGCTCTAGTTGCGGTTGAAGCATGTTTAGGGAAGAAAACTAACCCACAACCTGCGCACTCACTGGGTCCAGCAAGCATTAAGTGGGGTAATAACTTCTCCACTGCAAGAAAAGGCAATGTAACTGCCATCGCAAGCACACAAAGAGGTGGTCTGCACACTAAAGCTCATTCAATGGCTGATGTTTTCCGGACTTCAATTTATCAGATAGTCTCAGCCTTCTTGGATGACATGCGGGCAAATGCAAAAGCTTCGAGTTTGGAGAAGAATTGGATCAGTGAAGGAAGAAAACCTATATATGGTTCACGTGCTGTGTTGGTTCAGAAGTTGAGCTTGTTTATTGAATACCGAGCTGTCTGA
- the LOC125514149 gene encoding protein OXIDATIVE STRESS 3 LIKE 2-like — MATQMDAYVMFRRAAEMMMVAPPGAAYDEQDEDIGSASDSECTSTSSSDLADDASSSSSSSSSGDHFEMSALMTQLPIKRGLSMFFDGKSQSFASLAAVASLEDLAKPTKKRLKPSRSCEGGLDAHRGRFLSPRRHCPKAAAARKASARAALSVLGTSPRTARLAANSLIFS; from the exons ATGGCGACCCAGATGGACGCGTACGTGATGTTCCGCCGCGCCGCGGAGATGATGATGGTGGCGCCGCCCGGGGCCGCCTACGACGAGCAGGACGAGGACATCGGCTCCGCGTCCGACTCCGAGTGCACGTCGACGTCCTCCTCCGACCTCGCCGACGACGCCAGctcctcgtcgtcctcctccaGCTCAGGCGACCACTTCGAGATGTCCGCCCTCATGACGCAGCTCCCCATCAA GAGGGGATTGTCCATGTTCTTCGACGGCAAGTCGCAGTCGTTCGCGTCGCTGGCGGCCGTGGCCTCCCTGGAGGACCTGGCCAAGCCGACCAAGAAGCGCCTCAAGCCGTCGCGGAGCTGCGAGGGCGGCCTGGACGCGCACCGTGGCAGGTTCCTCTCGCCGCGCCGGCATTGCCCCAAGGCCGCCGCCGCAAGGAAGGCGTCCGCGAGGGCCGCCCTCTCGGTGCTCGGCACCTCGCCAAGGACGGCGAGGCTGGCCGCCAACTCCCTCATCTTTAGCTAG